The Brassica rapa cultivar Chiifu-401-42 chromosome A10, CAAS_Brap_v3.01, whole genome shotgun sequence genome segment CAAACgagtggagaagaagaagcagatggGTCGCAGGAGACGAGGGGAGAAATCAAGCTGGTAAGGATACAAGGGATAGAATTGAAACTAGACATACCGTTTTCATGGGTGGTAAACAACTTGATGAACCCTGAATTCTATCTCCACATCTCTGTTCTTGTGATAGGTCCTCAAAGGTAAAAAAACTAGTAAGGCTCTGCATCTACAATCGACCTGTGAATAGACCAAATTGATTTCTCGTTTGTTTTTTAACAGCCAAAAGCATCAACTATttgttatatacatataatgaTCCATGTTCAAACATAAACAGAGCATCCTCGATTTCTCAAAGAATGAACATTCACAAAAAACAATcaattgtttaattatttttccaaCAATGACGAAAAGAAAGCAAATTGTTCTAACTGGATTTAGAAAGCTTGTTGTATTCTTCAAGCTCCTCGTAATACACATCCCAAACGCATCTGACGCAGCCGCTACCACAACAATCTCCAGGCTCTGGTTTCTCTGGCGGCGGAGGGAGCGGGAGCGAAACCTCCTCTGTGTTACCTTTCTCCTCCGTCGAAGTTTCCACGAGGTTCTCGCTCTTGGTCGCCATGGAGATCGGCGACGTGAGCTGTTGTTGTCTAGATGCGGAATAGTAGTTGCCCAAGGACCGCTTTAGAGAGAGATCTCGCGTTAATCCAAATCTCATGCTCAAAAGAACATCCTGGAGGCTTTTCCGGCGATGATTGTAAGCTGGCCATGCGGCGATCGA includes the following:
- the LOC103846257 gene encoding UPF0651 protein YPL107W, mitochondrial; the protein is MVLSHHLHPRVSIAAWPAYNHRRKSLQDVLLSMRFGLTRDLSLKRSLGNYYSASRQQQLTSPISMATKSENLVETSTEEKGNTEEVSLPLPPPPEKPEPGDCCGSGCVRCVWDVYYEELEEYNKLSKSS